In Deltaproteobacteria bacterium, the following proteins share a genomic window:
- the thrS gene encoding threonine--tRNA ligase → MNEHNISQQALDETLNYSPLQRLRHSAAHIMADAVQQLFKGTRLTIGPAIDMGFYYDFDASHSFSEEDLNKIEAKMKEIIQQDLPFKRFEMTRSEALERFKKLGENYKIEIIQALPADAVITCYQHGDFIDLCRGPHVKSTGEVKAIKLLSVAGAYWRGDEKNKMLQRIYGTAFASQPALDEHLDFLREAEARDHRKLGKDLELFASMEAEGPGLILWLPKGARIRRVLEDFWRDRHAQEGYELVFTPHMAKLDLWKTSGHVEFYKENMFAPMPVEGQDYEIKPMNCPFHVLMVNRLVQSYRDLPVRLAELGTVYRYERSGVLHGLLRVRGFTQDDAHLFCTPEQLQNEVIKVLNFVFSFLRTFGFEDFEVFLSTRPQKSVGSDEHWELATASLKGALEDQKIAYKIDPGEGVFYGPKIDIKIKDVLNRSWQCSTIQVDFNNPERFDMQYVAEDGSRKRPIMIHRALMGSLERFFGILIEHYAGAFPLWLAPHQVKILAINTQVHDYALEIRDLLLQENMRLGLDLREEKLGLKIRQAQLEKVPYMIVLGEKEKAAREVSFRTLKGEQGRLALNDFILKLKQEIGKRQ, encoded by the coding sequence ATGAACGAACATAACATTTCCCAGCAAGCACTTGACGAAACGCTTAATTATTCTCCGTTGCAGCGGTTGCGGCATTCTGCGGCGCACATTATGGCAGATGCGGTACAGCAGCTCTTCAAAGGCACGCGGCTTACTATTGGCCCAGCCATTGATATGGGGTTTTATTACGATTTTGATGCTTCGCATTCTTTTTCTGAAGAAGATTTAAATAAAATCGAAGCGAAGATGAAAGAAATCATCCAGCAAGATTTGCCTTTCAAGCGTTTTGAAATGACGCGCAGTGAAGCCCTTGAGCGATTTAAAAAATTGGGTGAAAATTATAAAATTGAAATCATTCAAGCCTTACCCGCTGATGCAGTCATTACCTGTTATCAGCATGGTGACTTTATTGATTTGTGCCGCGGCCCTCATGTCAAATCTACTGGTGAGGTTAAGGCGATTAAGTTGTTAAGTGTCGCTGGGGCTTATTGGCGGGGCGATGAAAAAAACAAGATGCTGCAACGTATCTACGGGACTGCCTTTGCTAGTCAACCGGCCCTCGATGAACATCTAGATTTTTTGCGTGAAGCCGAAGCCCGTGATCATCGCAAGCTAGGTAAAGATTTAGAACTGTTTGCCAGTATGGAGGCCGAGGGGCCAGGTCTTATTTTGTGGTTACCCAAGGGGGCGCGCATTCGGCGGGTGTTAGAAGATTTTTGGCGCGATCGTCATGCCCAAGAGGGCTACGAGCTTGTCTTTACCCCGCACATGGCTAAGCTTGATCTTTGGAAAACCAGCGGCCATGTCGAATTTTATAAAGAAAACATGTTTGCCCCCATGCCGGTCGAAGGCCAAGATTATGAAATCAAGCCCATGAATTGCCCCTTCCATGTGCTCATGGTTAATAGGCTGGTGCAGAGCTATCGTGATCTTCCCGTGCGTTTGGCAGAATTGGGCACGGTTTATCGTTATGAACGCTCCGGGGTTTTGCATGGGTTGCTAAGGGTACGTGGCTTTACCCAAGACGATGCCCATCTCTTTTGCACCCCTGAGCAATTACAAAATGAAGTGATTAAGGTTCTCAATTTTGTATTTAGTTTTTTGCGTACTTTTGGTTTTGAAGATTTTGAGGTTTTTCTTTCCACCCGGCCTCAAAAATCGGTGGGCAGTGATGAGCACTGGGAGTTAGCCACCGCCAGTTTAAAAGGGGCTTTAGAAGATCAAAAAATTGCCTATAAAATAGACCCTGGCGAGGGGGTTTTTTACGGGCCCAAAATCGATATTAAAATCAAAGATGTTTTAAATCGTTCTTGGCAGTGTTCGACCATTCAAGTCGATTTTAACAATCCTGAACGTTTCGACATGCAATATGTGGCCGAAGATGGCAGCCGAAAGCGGCCCATCATGATTCACCGGGCTCTCATGGGCTCGCTCGAGCGTTTTTTTGGTATTTTGATCGAGCACTATGCCGGGGCGTTTCCACTGTGGTTAGCCCCCCATCAGGTCAAGATCTTGGCAATTAATACCCAAGTGCATGATTATGCACTTGAAATTCGTGATCTTTTGTTACAAGAGAACATGCGCTTAGGCCTTGATTTGAGGGAAGAAAAATTAGGCTTGAAGATTCGCCAGGCTCAGTTAGAAAAGGTGCCTTACATGATCGTGTTGGGCGAAAAAGAAAAGGCCGCGCGTGAGGTAAGCTTTCGCACCTTAAAAGGTGAGCAAGGCCGCTTGGCTTTAAATGATTTTATTTTGAAATTGAAGCAAGAGATAGGTAAAAGACAATAA
- a CDS encoding translation initiation factor IF-3, protein MERDLRINHRIRVREVRLISSTGEQLGVVKTEEAMKSAQEEGLDLVEISPTAKPPVCKILDYGKYKYQENRKKHEAKKKQIIVHLKEIRFRPTTDTHDVEFKVKNILKFLEHGDKVKITVVFRGREMAYKQKGAELLNRVVHEIGEHGVLEAPMSSEGRQLYMIILPPALAPKAPKKK, encoded by the coding sequence ATCGAAAGGGATTTACGCATCAACCACCGCATCCGAGTCCGAGAAGTTCGGCTCATTTCTTCTACCGGAGAACAATTGGGGGTGGTGAAAACAGAAGAGGCCATGAAAAGTGCTCAAGAAGAAGGTTTGGATTTAGTTGAAATATCACCCACCGCTAAACCGCCGGTATGTAAAATTTTAGATTATGGCAAATATAAATATCAAGAAAACCGCAAAAAGCATGAGGCCAAAAAGAAACAAATCATAGTTCACTTAAAAGAGATTCGGTTTCGGCCCACAACCGATACGCATGATGTTGAGTTTAAAGTTAAGAATATTTTAAAATTTTTAGAACACGGCGACAAAGTTAAAATTACCGTAGTGTTTCGAGGGCGCGAAATGGCTTATAAACAAAAAGGGGCAGAGTTGCTCAATCGAGTGGTTCATGAAATTGGCGAACATGGTGTGTTAGAAGCCCCCATGTCTTCAGAAGGTCGGCAACTCTATATGATTATCTTGCCACCGGCATTGGCGCCCAAGGCACCTAAAAAGAAATAG
- the rpmI gene encoding 50S ribosomal protein L35, with translation MGKLKTHKGTQKRFKVSKTGKVKVRKAMRAHILTNKPTKQKRQARNDIVLNDSDAKRIRALLPYVGR, from the coding sequence ATGGGAAAGTTAAAAACTCACAAAGGTACTCAAAAACGATTTAAAGTTTCTAAAACTGGAAAGGTAAAAGTTCGTAAAGCCATGCGGGCTCATATCCTGACTAATAAACCCACTAAACAAAAGAGGCAGGCGCGTAATGACATTGTTCTCAATGACAGCGATGCTAAGCGCATTCGAGCGCTCTTGCCTTATGTAGGTCGATAG
- the rplT gene encoding 50S ribosomal protein L20, whose product MPRVKRGFKARRRRNKVLKLAKGGRGGRSKLFRTAVEAVKKNLSYAYVGRRLKKRDYRSLWINRIGAALDGYGVSYSAFMGLLSKAGIILNRKILADLAVSDPKGFESVVKQVRA is encoded by the coding sequence ATGCCACGAGTAAAAAGGGGTTTTAAAGCCCGACGTCGTCGCAATAAAGTTTTAAAATTAGCCAAGGGTGGCCGTGGAGGTCGTTCTAAATTGTTTCGTACGGCGGTTGAAGCGGTCAAGAAAAATTTAAGCTACGCCTATGTGGGCCGGCGCTTGAAAAAACGCGATTATCGAAGCCTATGGATCAACCGTATCGGGGCCGCTCTCGATGGTTATGGTGTTTCTTACAGCGCTTTCATGGGGCTACTTTCCAAAGCTGGGATTATTCTCAATCGAAAGATTTTAGCTGATTTAGCGGTGAGCGATCCTAAAGGGTTTGAATCCGTTGTCAAACAAGTTAGGGCCTAA
- the pheS gene encoding phenylalanine--tRNA ligase subunit alpha has translation MEREHPLVLKLKAFQKEASLELEHTEQIQGLQELKVKFLGKKGPVTEIMKGLGKLDVPERAAVGQVANQVKEQLQQALQQKLEKLEIQSLSEALAKDSFDVTLPGLPPTRGSKHPITQTLAEVELIFLGLGFKSYQGPQIETDYYNFEALNIPAHHPARDMQDTFYLENSQYLLRTHTSPVQIRAMEKDGVPIRMIAPGAVYRHDHDVTHTPMFHQLEGLWVDENITFAHLKGVLTLFVQRVFGDQTPVRFRPSFFPFTEPSAEMDIGCVLCQQQGCRVCKQSGWLEIMGCGMVDPAVFTHVGVDAERYTGFAFGMGIERIAMLKLGIPDIRLFFENDLRFLQQF, from the coding sequence TTGGAGCGGGAACATCCCTTAGTTCTTAAGCTAAAAGCCTTTCAAAAAGAGGCGAGCCTTGAACTTGAGCACACTGAACAAATCCAGGGACTCCAAGAATTAAAGGTTAAATTTTTGGGGAAAAAGGGGCCCGTCACCGAAATCATGAAGGGCTTGGGCAAGCTCGATGTACCTGAGCGTGCTGCGGTTGGGCAAGTAGCCAACCAGGTAAAAGAGCAGTTGCAACAGGCCTTACAACAAAAATTAGAAAAACTCGAAATACAATCGTTAAGCGAAGCCTTAGCAAAAGATAGCTTTGATGTTACCTTGCCAGGGTTGCCTCCGACTCGCGGTTCCAAACATCCTATCACTCAAACCTTAGCCGAAGTAGAACTCATCTTTTTGGGGCTTGGTTTTAAAAGCTATCAAGGCCCACAAATCGAAACCGATTATTATAATTTTGAGGCCTTGAATATCCCCGCCCATCATCCGGCTCGGGATATGCAAGATACCTTTTATCTAGAAAATTCCCAATATTTACTGCGCACTCACACTTCACCCGTACAAATCCGTGCCATGGAAAAAGACGGAGTCCCCATTCGCATGATTGCCCCGGGCGCGGTTTATCGTCACGATCATGATGTAACTCACACCCCCATGTTTCACCAACTAGAAGGTTTGTGGGTCGATGAAAATATTACTTTTGCCCATTTGAAAGGGGTGTTGACCCTGTTTGTGCAGCGGGTGTTTGGCGATCAAACTCCCGTGCGGTTTCGGCCTAGCTTTTTTCCGTTTACCGAACCTAGTGCAGAAATGGATATTGGCTGTGTGTTGTGCCAACAACAGGGCTGCCGGGTTTGCAAACAAAGTGGGTGGTTAGAGATTATGGGTTGCGGCATGGTCGACCCAGCCGTGTTTACCCATGTGGGCGTGGATGCTGAACGTTATACGGGTTTTGCCTTTGGGATGGGGATTGAGCGCATTGCCATGCTAAAGTTGGGCATTCCCGACATACGGTTATTTTTTGAAAACGATTTGAGATTTTTGCAGCAGTTTTGA
- a CDS encoding phenylalanine--tRNA ligase subunit beta: MKVLLSWLQEFFQQPLVAEEIAKRLTFAGLEVELITKLAAGWSDVYAAKLLEVNKHPNADRLSLCQVQWQNQILEVVCGASNMKAGDVVALAIVGAKLPGGMEIKKSKIRGAESFGMLCSEKELGLADTSAGIMILPPPTPLGEPLSDILKMQEAILEINVTPNRGDCLSMRGIAREVAALLDQPLQRVGGAFPLKNQIANPTNVSIQAPNQGLRYATRLIKNLAIKSSPLWVQQRLQRAGLRPINQVVDATNYVMLELGHPLHAFDLSTIEGGEIKVRIAKSGESLLALDDKTYALTTEDLVIADTKKVLALAGVMGGAFSSVKEGTKDLLLESACFLPESIRKTSRRLNLASESSYRFERWVDPNTVVEALDRLTELIVQWSEGSALEVSAVVDRYPQKIESPRVSLRNARVEKVLGTQLNVKKFLPQLQHLGLDFSEQPEGYTVSIPTFRSDLTREIDLIEEVVRLAGYDTVPAHFPKIALNQLPQVELNHAKMAREYLMQKGFAEAVNFSFISEAELKTWGGQGVRLANPISDSWSYLRTSILPGLIQNMRWNLARGQKDIKLFEIGNIFYQQSKVPGERNALGMVACGNRGQLHFSQAPVEVDFYFLKGVLQGLLSDTLQQDFSIKSSNINMLHPKRQVSVEVDGQKIGFLGEIHPSLVQKEELPTKTILCEIYLDEIKLKHKGKVVFQALSPFPSVWRDLNLILDEKVQHAEVEKVIETAQNPWIRKLELFDIYRGKPLTEGQKALTYSIEYGTQDRTLTDEEVNEAHHRLIEKLQVTLKASLRT, translated from the coding sequence ATGAAAGTTCTTCTTTCTTGGTTACAAGAATTTTTTCAGCAGCCGTTGGTTGCAGAAGAAATTGCTAAACGGTTGACCTTTGCCGGGCTAGAAGTGGAATTAATTACCAAGCTAGCAGCGGGGTGGTCTGATGTTTATGCGGCCAAACTTTTGGAGGTGAATAAACACCCCAATGCCGATCGCCTCTCCCTTTGCCAAGTGCAATGGCAAAATCAAATTTTAGAAGTAGTTTGTGGGGCCAGCAATATGAAGGCTGGAGATGTTGTGGCGCTAGCTATCGTAGGGGCAAAGTTGCCGGGTGGTATGGAAATCAAAAAAAGCAAAATTCGTGGGGCAGAAAGTTTTGGCATGCTTTGTTCAGAAAAAGAATTGGGCCTGGCCGATACGAGCGCAGGGATTATGATCCTTCCGCCTCCAACTCCGCTGGGTGAACCTTTAAGTGATATTTTGAAGATGCAAGAGGCCATTTTAGAAATCAATGTTACCCCCAATCGTGGTGATTGCCTCTCCATGCGAGGCATAGCCCGTGAAGTCGCAGCCCTATTGGATCAGCCCCTACAAAGAGTGGGTGGGGCATTTCCATTGAAAAATCAAATTGCCAATCCAACGAATGTTTCAATTCAAGCGCCAAACCAAGGTTTGCGTTATGCCACCCGGCTCATCAAAAATTTAGCTATAAAATCTTCACCCCTGTGGGTGCAGCAACGTTTGCAACGTGCGGGTTTGCGCCCTATCAATCAAGTCGTTGATGCCACTAATTATGTGATGCTGGAATTAGGGCATCCCTTGCATGCCTTTGACCTTTCAACCATCGAAGGTGGTGAAATCAAAGTGCGCATAGCAAAATCCGGTGAATCATTGCTTGCCCTTGATGATAAAACCTATGCTTTAACCACCGAAGATTTGGTGATTGCCGATACTAAAAAAGTTTTAGCTTTAGCTGGGGTCATGGGTGGGGCATTTTCTAGCGTAAAAGAAGGCACAAAAGATTTACTTTTAGAAAGTGCATGTTTTTTGCCCGAGAGCATTCGCAAAACTTCGCGGCGTTTAAATTTAGCGAGTGAATCCAGCTATCGCTTTGAACGTTGGGTCGATCCCAATACCGTGGTTGAAGCGTTGGATCGTTTAACCGAACTTATTGTTCAATGGTCAGAGGGTTCAGCTTTAGAAGTAAGCGCTGTGGTTGATCGTTACCCTCAAAAAATAGAATCACCCCGCGTATCGTTGCGAAACGCTCGAGTCGAAAAAGTTTTGGGTACTCAACTCAATGTAAAAAAATTTTTACCCCAATTGCAACATTTGGGGCTGGATTTTTCAGAACAGCCCGAGGGCTATACCGTAAGCATCCCAACCTTTCGATCCGATCTTACCCGCGAGATCGATTTGATTGAAGAAGTAGTGCGCTTAGCCGGCTATGATACTGTACCGGCACATTTCCCAAAAATTGCCTTAAACCAGCTGCCTCAAGTCGAATTGAATCACGCAAAAATGGCTCGTGAATATTTAATGCAAAAAGGCTTTGCCGAAGCCGTTAATTTTAGTTTTATCTCAGAGGCTGAACTTAAAACTTGGGGTGGGCAAGGGGTTCGTTTGGCAAATCCAATCAGCGATAGTTGGAGTTATTTACGCACAAGTATTTTGCCAGGGCTTATTCAAAATATGCGTTGGAACTTGGCTCGTGGCCAAAAAGACATCAAGCTTTTTGAAATAGGTAACATTTTTTACCAACAATCCAAAGTGCCAGGTGAGCGAAATGCCCTTGGCATGGTTGCTTGTGGAAATAGGGGCCAACTCCATTTTTCTCAAGCCCCGGTGGAGGTTGATTTTTATTTTCTCAAAGGGGTTCTTCAGGGTTTGCTATCCGATACCTTGCAACAAGATTTTTCAATAAAATCAAGTAATATCAATATGTTACACCCTAAGCGGCAAGTGTCGGTCGAAGTGGATGGGCAAAAGATAGGCTTTTTGGGTGAAATCCATCCCAGCCTTGTCCAAAAGGAAGAATTACCAACAAAAACAATTCTTTGCGAAATTTATTTAGATGAGATAAAGTTAAAACATAAAGGTAAGGTGGTTTTTCAAGCACTTTCACCTTTCCCTTCTGTGTGGCGGGATCTCAATCTTATCTTAGATGAGAAAGTCCAACATGCCGAGGTGGAAAAGGTGATTGAAACTGCCCAAAATCCTTGGATTCGCAAGCTAGAGTTATTTGACATTTATCGCGGTAAGCCTTTAACAGAAGGGCAAAAGGCCTTAACCTACTCCATCGAATACGGCACCCAAGATCGAACCTTAACCGATGAAGAGGTCAATGAGGCGCATCATCGACTGATTGAAAAATTACAGGTAACGTTAAAAGCAAGTTTGAGAACTTAA
- a CDS encoding integration host factor subunit alpha, which produces MTKAEIIEAVYQKIGFSKKESADIVEMVFDIIKETLERGDKIKISGFGNFVVRNKRSRLGRNPQTGEEITISARKVLTFRPSQVLKARLNS; this is translated from the coding sequence ATGACAAAGGCTGAAATAATCGAAGCAGTTTATCAGAAAATTGGTTTTTCTAAAAAAGAATCTGCCGATATCGTCGAGATGGTTTTTGATATTATTAAAGAGACCCTAGAGCGTGGTGATAAAATCAAGATAAGCGGTTTTGGTAATTTTGTCGTGCGTAACAAACGTTCACGATTAGGGCGTAACCCTCAAACCGGAGAAGAAATTACGATTTCAGCACGAAAGGTATTAACTTTTCGGCCATCACAAGTTCTTAAAGCGCGTTTAAATTCCTAA
- a CDS encoding MerR family transcriptional regulator — protein MEKAALKKEVFSTPQIPDKLYFKIGEVAKIIGVKPYVLRYWETEFTEITPTKSKKGQRLYKKRDVETILKIRDLLYKEKFTIDGARKKLVEKPKKDKAGETEGQISLGLPMAESTQHLLKKIRDGLADILKEVAS, from the coding sequence TTGGAAAAAGCAGCCTTAAAAAAAGAAGTTTTTTCGACTCCCCAAATCCCAGATAAACTTTATTTTAAAATTGGTGAGGTAGCCAAGATTATCGGTGTTAAGCCTTATGTCTTGCGTTATTGGGAAACAGAATTTACCGAAATTACTCCCACGAAGAGTAAGAAAGGGCAAAGGCTTTACAAAAAACGAGATGTCGAAACTATCTTGAAAATTCGAGATTTGCTCTATAAAGAAAAATTCACCATTGATGGTGCTCGCAAGAAACTGGTTGAGAAACCTAAAAAAGATAAAGCAGGTGAAACCGAAGGCCAAATTTCACTTGGTTTACCCATGGCAGAATCAACCCAACACTTGCTTAAAAAAATCCGCGATGGGTTAGCAGATATTTTAAAAGAAGTTGCTTCTTGA
- a CDS encoding methylated-DNA--[protein]-cysteine S-methyltransferase — protein METAYYSSKLGLIKIEAVHQTILSIQFVNSKSGHVILAKHALDPDRGAGIHNGVLKKCVNQLDEYFKGKRKRFSLPLAKQGTAFQQKVWSALQKISFGSTESYAQIAQWVRNPKAMRAVGMANKKNPWVIVVPCHRVINKDGQLGGYACGQRKKGWLLKHERSRS, from the coding sequence ATTGAGACGGCTTATTATTCCTCTAAGCTCGGTTTAATAAAAATCGAAGCGGTTCATCAAACCATCCTTTCCATTCAATTTGTAAATTCAAAGAGCGGCCATGTCATCCTCGCGAAGCATGCCCTCGACCCCGATCGGGGGGCGGGGATCCATAATGGGGTTCTTAAAAAATGTGTGAATCAACTCGATGAATATTTTAAAGGCAAACGCAAAAGATTTTCTTTGCCATTAGCCAAGCAGGGTACGGCCTTTCAACAAAAGGTTTGGTCAGCCTTACAAAAAATTTCTTTTGGTAGCACTGAATCTTATGCTCAAATCGCCCAATGGGTGCGTAATCCAAAGGCCATGCGGGCGGTAGGGATGGCCAATAAAAAAAATCCTTGGGTGATTGTGGTGCCATGTCATAGGGTAATTAATAAAGATGGGCAATTGGGTGGTTATGCTTGTGGTCAGCGTAAGAAAGGATGGTTATTAAAACATGAAAGGAGCAGATCTTGA
- a CDS encoding YjbQ family protein, which translates to MKSYRKELWFNIPKRLAFMNITHEVEKALAESHIKEGLVLVNAMHISASVFINDDERGLHQDFETFLEKLVPHAPIEQYRHNDTGEDNADAHLKRQLFGREVVVAVTEGRLDFGPWEQIFYGEFDGRRKKRVLVKIIGS; encoded by the coding sequence ATGAAATCTTATCGCAAAGAATTATGGTTTAATATTCCAAAGCGTTTGGCTTTTATGAACATTACCCATGAAGTTGAAAAGGCGCTTGCCGAAAGTCATATCAAAGAAGGATTGGTATTAGTGAATGCCATGCATATTTCGGCATCGGTTTTTATTAACGATGACGAACGTGGTTTGCATCAAGATTTTGAAACCTTTTTAGAAAAGTTAGTTCCCCATGCGCCTATTGAACAATATCGTCACAACGATACCGGCGAAGACAATGCCGACGCGCATCTCAAAAGGCAGTTATTTGGCCGTGAAGTCGTGGTGGCGGTGACGGAAGGGAGGCTTGATTTTGGGCCTTGGGAGCAGATTTTTTATGGGGAGTTTGATGGGAGGCGCAAAAAACGCGTTTTAGTCAAGATTATTGGATCGTAA
- the surE gene encoding 5'/3'-nucleotidase SurE encodes MSKLILVSNDDGVLSKGIRTLARFLKNIPHARVVVVAPDREKSAASHSLTLHRPIRYERIAKDVYSVEGTPTDCVVVAVHEILKRKPDVVVSGINRGGNLGEDVHYSGTVSAAMEGVIAGIPGVAISLVTANGRKPVYTAGAKFAVKLVKQVLNQGLPHGVVLNVNVPNVLERELKGVEIVKLGKRNYGSLIVEKLDPKKRKYYWITGDDSGFENIPHSDCNAILAKKISITPIYVDMTHHEMIETMKQWKL; translated from the coding sequence ATGAGCAAGCTAATTTTGGTGAGTAATGATGATGGGGTGTTGAGCAAGGGGATTCGCACATTGGCGCGGTTTTTGAAGAATATTCCTCATGCGCGGGTGGTGGTGGTGGCGCCGGATCGGGAAAAGAGTGCGGCGAGTCATTCTTTAACGTTGCATCGTCCCATTCGTTACGAACGCATTGCGAAAGATGTTTATTCGGTAGAAGGTACTCCCACCGATTGTGTGGTGGTGGCGGTGCATGAAATCTTGAAACGTAAACCCGATGTGGTGGTTTCGGGGATTAATCGGGGAGGAAATTTGGGAGAAGATGTTCATTATTCGGGTACGGTATCAGCGGCTATGGAGGGAGTTATTGCTGGGATTCCGGGAGTTGCCATTTCTCTGGTTACCGCCAATGGGCGAAAACCCGTTTATACGGCAGGGGCTAAATTCGCGGTTAAATTAGTGAAACAGGTATTAAACCAAGGGTTGCCCCATGGTGTGGTGCTCAATGTCAATGTCCCTAATGTATTAGAGCGTGAACTTAAGGGAGTTGAAATTGTTAAGTTAGGCAAACGCAATTATGGTTCTTTGATTGTCGAAAAGTTGGACCCCAAGAAAAGAAAATATTATTGGATCACGGGCGATGATTCAGGGTTTGAAAATATTCCACATAGCGATTGCAATGCCATTTTAGCCAAGAAAATTTCGATAACTCCGATTTATGTTGATATGACCCATCATGAGATGATCGAAACCATGAAGCAATGGAAATTATGA
- a CDS encoding protein-L-isoaspartate(D-aspartate) O-methyltransferase: protein MSFNIARKRMVAEQLVGREIKDQRVLQVMSEVPRHHFVDSGLWIRAYEDGPINIGWGATISQPYIVAFMLEALELQTTDKVLEIGTGCGYQTALLAHLAKTIYTIERVKELFFKARQNLKSLGLRNIVLKLGDGSLGWKDYAPYDAIVVAASAPLIPKPLLEQLAEGGRMILPVGGEESQDLVLVKKVQGRVLEKTLLPCRFVKLKGQYGYMKE from the coding sequence ATGAGTTTTAATATCGCCCGCAAAAGAATGGTGGCTGAACAATTGGTGGGCCGGGAGATTAAAGATCAGCGGGTGCTGCAAGTGATGAGTGAGGTGCCAAGGCATCACTTTGTTGATTCAGGATTATGGATTAGGGCTTACGAAGATGGGCCAATTAATATCGGTTGGGGGGCGACGATTAGTCAGCCCTACATTGTTGCTTTTATGTTAGAAGCATTAGAGCTACAAACAACTGATAAGGTTTTAGAAATTGGTACGGGTTGTGGTTATCAAACCGCTCTCTTGGCCCATTTAGCAAAAACCATTTATACGATTGAACGAGTTAAAGAATTATTTTTTAAAGCTCGACAAAATTTGAAAAGTTTAGGCCTGCGTAACATCGTTTTAAAATTGGGCGATGGTTCCTTAGGTTGGAAAGATTATGCCCCCTACGATGCCATCGTTGTTGCAGCATCGGCACCTTTGATTCCAAAACCTTTACTAGAACAATTGGCCGAAGGTGGTAGAATGATTTTACCGGTTGGAGGCGAAGAATCTCAAGACCTGGTTTTGGTTAAAAAGGTTCAAGGAAGGGTTTTGGAAAAGACTTTACTGCCCTGTCGATTTGTTAAGCTAAAAGGGCAGTATGGCTATATGAAGGAATAA
- a CDS encoding M23 family metallopeptidase, with translation MPIGKTAIICIITVLLVESGCASFKGIFVGGPDLAPNSTKRVPKEYKKHKRKKLNIEKGYFQWPYDGTVTSLYGKRWGRFHQGIDIQAEKGTKVKVAAPGEVVYAGDLSGYGELVVVEHKNNLFTAYAHNSKILTKEGKKVKRGQVIAKSGSTGRSTGPHIHFEIRYGKEPVDPLLYLPGR, from the coding sequence GTGCCGATAGGCAAGACGGCTATCATTTGTATTATTACGGTGCTGCTGGTTGAAAGTGGCTGTGCTTCTTTTAAGGGTATTTTTGTTGGGGGCCCTGATTTAGCGCCTAATTCTACTAAACGCGTCCCTAAAGAATATAAAAAACATAAAAGAAAAAAGTTGAACATTGAAAAAGGTTATTTTCAATGGCCCTATGATGGTACGGTAACCAGCCTTTATGGCAAAAGGTGGGGGAGGTTTCATCAAGGTATTGACATTCAGGCTGAAAAAGGTACCAAGGTGAAGGTAGCAGCCCCGGGTGAGGTGGTTTATGCTGGGGATTTGAGTGGTTATGGAGAATTAGTCGTGGTGGAACATAAAAATAATTTATTTACAGCTTATGCTCACAATTCTAAAATTTTAACCAAAGAAGGCAAAAAAGTAAAAAGGGGTCAGGTCATTGCTAAGTCAGGTTCTACAGGGCGTTCCACCGGGCCACATATTCATTTTGAGATAAGATATGGCAAAGAGCCTGTAGATCCTTTACTATATTTGCCCGGGCGTTGA
- a CDS encoding adenine phosphoribosyltransferase — translation MDLKQYIRDVPDFPKPGIVFKDITPLLLTPKVFSHIVQTFVDRYKNSRLDKIVGIESRGFLFGAVLAERLSVGFALARKKGKLPYKTREVTYELEYGTDTIEMHVDALNPGDRVLVIDDLLATGGTALAAAQLVEKFGATVVGLSFVVQLGALGGAKRLKDYEIFSQVVYN, via the coding sequence ATGGATTTGAAGCAATATATTCGCGATGTTCCGGATTTTCCAAAACCTGGGATTGTTTTTAAAGACATAACCCCCTTATTGTTAACCCCCAAGGTGTTTAGCCACATTGTGCAAACATTTGTCGATCGATATAAAAATTCAAGGTTAGATAAAATTGTGGGCATAGAATCTCGCGGGTTTTTATTTGGGGCGGTATTGGCAGAGCGCTTAAGTGTGGGTTTTGCCTTGGCTCGTAAAAAGGGCAAATTGCCCTACAAAACGCGCGAGGTTACCTACGAATTGGAATATGGCACTGATACGATTGAAATGCATGTCGATGCGTTGAATCCGGGGGATCGAGTATTGGTCATCGATGATTTGCTGGCTACCGGGGGGACGGCTTTGGCTGCGGCTCAGCTCGTTGAAAAATTTGGTGCTACCGTAGTGGGGCTCTCTTTCGTTGTGCAGTTAGGTGCCTTGGGAGGAGCCAAACGATTAAAAGATTACGAGATTTTTTCACAAGTGGTATACAATTAG